One part of the Drosophila teissieri strain GT53w chromosome 3R, Prin_Dtei_1.1, whole genome shotgun sequence genome encodes these proteins:
- the LOC122621340 gene encoding chaperone protein DnaJ, translated as MLRTIQTSAGQPVRCLATFGSRFTYQSQPMSQLRVENHYQVLNVPVGSSDRQIKLAFIELSKKYHPDANSQTSDSEVFMKICEAYQTLHRQNSRQIYDSRLRMQNQNKSPQESTFTGRRVYTVWSQYQSAVRSKQMGRGSRRFGGVKPITFKGKMVNKWLPMPTTFDDLKRLGLKGSWHDEYSFPNSPIFYLYIAGFCLVGGLVLMDVIGRFQEQSSVEKDIEILLSEKDLETSTTTHPIPLSA; from the coding sequence ATGTTGAGGACCATCCAGACCAGTGCTGGCCAACCGGTGCGCTGCCTGGCCACCTTCGGCTCCAGATTCACGTACCAGAGCCAACCGATGTCGCAGCTCCGCGTGGAGAATCACTACCAGGTGCTGAACGTGCCCGTGGGCTCCAGCGACCGGCAGATTAAGCTCGCCTTCATCGAGTTGTCGAAGAAGTACCATCCGGATGCGAATAGCCAGACCAGCGACTCGGAGGTCTTCATGAAGATCTGCGAGGCCTATCAGACACTGCATCGGCAAAACTCCAGGCAGATCTACGACTCCAGACTCCGGATgcagaaccaaaacaaatctCCGCAGGAATCAACGTTTACCGGAAGACGAGTCTATACGGTTTGGTCACAGTATCAGTCCGCCGTTCGGAGCAAGCAGATGGGAAGGGGTTCCCGGCGGTTTGGGGGCGTAAAGCCCATCACCTTCAAGGGAAAGATGGTCAACAAATGGCTGCCGATGCCAACGACCTTCGATGACCTTAAGCGGCTGGGGCTCAAGGGATCGTGGCACGATGAATACTCCTTTCCCAACAGTCCTATTTTCTACCTATACATAGCTGGATTCTGCTTGGTGGGTGGACTGGTTCTAATGGACGTGATCGGTAGATTCCAAGAGCAATCATCCGTGGAGAAGGACATCGAAATCTTGCTTAGCGAAAAGGATCTGGAGACCTCAACAACAACACATCCAATCCCTCTATCTGCTTAA